The Alkalibacter saccharofermentans DSM 14828 genome has a window encoding:
- a CDS encoding adenine phosphoribosyltransferase, with translation MDLKEKIRAIPDFPEKGISYKDITTLLKDKEALKATIDMFTDLSKDLKVDLVVGPEARGFIFGTALAYNLHAGFIPIRKPGKLPHAKLTQDYELEYGKDSLEIHEDSIQPGQRVLIIDDLLATGGTLLSTANLIEQLEGEVVGIMTLIELTELKGRDKLDKYKVESLVSYPY, from the coding sequence ATGGACTTGAAAGAAAAAATAAGGGCAATACCGGACTTTCCGGAAAAGGGTATCAGTTACAAGGATATAACTACGCTTTTAAAGGATAAAGAAGCTTTAAAGGCAACTATAGATATGTTTACGGATCTGTCAAAGGATTTGAAAGTAGACTTGGTGGTAGGTCCGGAAGCGAGGGGTTTCATTTTTGGCACCGCACTTGCCTATAATCTACACGCAGGATTCATACCAATAAGAAAGCCTGGGAAGCTTCCACATGCCAAACTGACACAAGATTACGAGTTGGAGTATGGGAAAGATTCCTTGGAAATACATGAAGATTCAATCCAACCTGGTCAGAGAGTACTTATAATCGATGACCTGCTGGCAACCGGGGGAACGCTGCTGTCTACGGCAAACCTAATAGAGCAGCTTGAAGGAGAGGTCGTAGGAATCATGACATTAATCGAGCTCACTGAGCTCAAAGGACGTGACAAGCTGGATAAATACAAGGTGGAATCCCTTGTATCATACCCGTATTAA